GAGTAGATGTAATTACAAGTGGTAACCATATTTGGGATAAAAAAGAGATTTACACTTATTTAGAAGGAACAGATAGATTACTTAGACCACTAAATTATCCAAAGGGAGTTCCAGGAAAAGGTTATACAATAGTAAAAAGTAGATCAGGCATAAAAGTAGGAGTAGTTTCATTGCAAGGTAGAGTTTTCATGCCTCCAACAGATTGCCCTTTTACAAGATTTTCAGAAGTTATAGAAGAAATAAAAAGAGAATGTAAAATAATCATTGTTGATTTCCATGCAGAGGCGACTTCAGAAAAGATAGCCATGGGAAGATATTTTGATGGGAAAATTTCAGTTTTATATGGGACACATACACATGTTCAAACAGCAGATGAAAAAATTCTTTTAGAAGGAACAGGATATATATCAGATGTTGGTATGACTGGTTCAGATAATGGAGTTATAGGGATGGATGCAAAATCAATAATTCCTAAGTTCA
Above is a window of Fusobacterium sp. IOR10 DNA encoding:
- a CDS encoding TIGR00282 family metallophosphoesterase, which encodes MRVLVVGDIVGRPGRKTFEKYVRNFKEKYDFIVANGENSAAGFGITSKIAEEFYALGVDVITSGNHIWDKKEIYTYLEGTDRLLRPLNYPKGVPGKGYTIVKSRSGIKVGVVSLQGRVFMPPTDCPFTRFSEVIEEIKRECKIIIVDFHAEATSEKIAMGRYFDGKISVLYGTHTHVQTADEKILLEGTGYISDVGMTGSDNGVIGMDAKSIIPKFIECLPQRFEIANGKERLNGLDIEIDEETGECTRIDRINMSLSQIEIY